gtgggtggggagggactgTGTGGCAAACCTtaacctggtgagccagatgcccaGCTATCGGGTATTCCGAATGGTCAGACAGTGGATTATGGGAGTTTTACTGTCTCCAGTGTTTATCACTTGGCATTTTGTTTGAGGAGGTGGGGTCTTACCATGTGCAAGGTGGCTGACTGCTTAACACCAGTGGCCACGTTTAAATGCACtcactggctgtgaagcactttgaaccTCAAAGTTCCAAGGTGCTGTTGGGATGTAAGCTCACGCAGGCGCTTGAACACacagacaagctgctggaggtggCGAGTGTCACCCCCGAGAGGGAAGGTGGCTCAGTTTATGGTGTGACCTGACAGGTGGCACTGCAATATCTGGGCTTTGCCTTGGGCAGAGGCATTGGCGCCGCACTGGGGAATGTTTCATTGTCTACCTATTCCAACTCCCTCTGGGATGTCAGGGAGAGCTCCCCACCaaatcacagctgctgcctcaagtAATATTCCTGAAGAACCAGGAAGAGGAACACTGCTTCCTTGATGCCTGAAGCTGGGGTTATTCTCTTTGGGAAATGTAATAACCAAGCTCACGTTATCAAGGGGCCAACAGTACCTGGTGATAGGAGGGTAGGTTTCTGGGCAGCGAGCTGTGATCTGGAGTGGGAGCAGATTCGGCAAAGACTTACAAAAGGGGGAACTGGGGAAAAAGCGGGGTTTATTGGCTGTCTCACGGTGGGGCAAATGGTGTCTTCCTGCTCCACGATTCAGCCCGTCGGATGGGCAGGATGATGCAGTCTATGGCAGCTAGAGTCCAGTCACGGTTGTTAACCCCTTCCACAGGCCGCGGAGGAGAATGCATCCGTGCCATCTGTCGGACCACGGGGGCAAAGGTCGAGTGCGAGAAGGAGTCCATTGGTCATGTTCTGGATGTCGGCCGTTTGGTCAGAATCACTGGGACAAAGCAAGAGGTGGCAGCTGCCAAAGTGAGTTGTGTGCATGCACCTGTGTATGTGTTAATATCCCTTCATGAGATGGCAAGGGGTTGGAGTAAGAATTGGGACAGCGCTATAGTTGTATAGCGAACATCCGCCGCTGTGAGTGCACCCTCCCTCGGCACACCACCTCCACTCTGCTGCACTGCCAGAGCCCCAGCCTCCTTCAGCTTCAAGGAGAAAGGGACCAGAAGTGTAGATGCTGTTTAAATTCAAGAATGTAGTAACCAAGGGCAGTGGGTGCGTGGGGACGTCACCATTTTAACCCGCTCCAAGTCGTACGTGGGAATGTATCGCGGTTTCCTTCTTTCATTGCTACATGTTGAAAGTTCCCCGTGTTGACGGTACTGGGAGCATCTTCAGCACTTCAGCTGGGGGCTGttcaccaccacttcctcaaAGGAGCAGGTGGCGAAAAGCATTAAATGCCAGAAAttgtctctccccccaccccccacgaaTGCCACACGTGTTGGGAATGAGCCTGAATCCTCGCCAGTTTGTGAAGAGCCGCTGCGTTCTGGTTTTCAGGAATTATTCCCGGAGCCATCTCCCGGGAGAGAATCCCTCTGCCgccctcttcctcctcatcctgctgacccagcctctcctctccCTCAGGCCCTGGTCGTGGCAAAAATGGAGGAGGAGGCGGCCTTCAGACAGAAGCTGGCCTGCTCGGCCGCCAGCCGGAGGCATCGCAAGCACCCCGCCGGCGCGCGGTTGGAGGaggtttcccctccctctcctaggGCTTGGACCCCGGCCTCGCCAGAGGGTGAAGTGTGGGCACTGGGCGCCAgcgaggagggagaggaggagtacCGGATCAACCCCAGCGTCTCCGTCGAGCACCAGGAGGGCGAAGAGCCCTTGGAGGAAGGCCAGCGAGGCGGCAACTCGAGCCAGGTGTCCAAATTTGAAAGTAAGAATTGGTGCTTTGATGTTGTCCGGGAGCGGGAGATCGTTTTTGGCCCTGGGGCCTGATGTAGAGAGGGGCAAGAGGGGGGTGAATGTTTGGGGTGGTAGATAGGGTGCCTGTCACACAGGCTACCAAGACTCGTggttcttgtgtgtgttgctggagctACATTTGTCCGTGCGAGTGAAGAGCTTCCCTTCAGGCCCCCAACATGCACTGTAGAGGGTGGGAAGGCTGTAAGGTGTCCACTGGGAAGGGGAGTCACTCGCCCCTCGATCCCCAGCCCCTCTCCTGCTCTTGTAGGGGTCGTGTTTATCCATGCCACTTATTCCTGTAGAGATTCCCAGCTTGGAAGGTAACTTTTATTTCCTCCCTTCTCCACAGTTCCCAGTCCTGACTTCAGTTTCCTTGCAGACGAACATCTGGAAGTTTATGTCTCAGCTTCGGAAAACCCCAGTCACTTCTGGATCCAGATCCTGGGCTCCAGGTGTCTGCAGCTCGATAACCTGACCTACGAGATGTCCCGCTATTACGGCAGCTCCATTGGTACGGTGAGTGTGGGTTGGGAGAAGCACCCCATGCACACAGGGGATCTGGAAAGTAATCTTCCACAAGGGGCTCCTGATCCAGTGAAACACTcccgtcaaagtcgagtttgttgtcatgtgcataagttatgtgtgcacaagtgcaattaaaaacttactgcagcatcacaggcacatagcattagagacacaaaattcacaagaaaaatataaattatacaagaaagaacacaattagaacaaaaataaacaaaatctattgtagtgcaaagtagtcagtGTTGTtacatatactgaggtagtgattagagttttgccggttggttcaagaacagaatgattgaagggaagtagctgttcttgaacctggtgatgtgggacttaaggcttctgtacctcctgcccagtggtagcagtgagaaggaggcatgggccagatggtggggatctttgatgatggatgttgctgtcttgaggcaatgCTTGctatagatactactgatggtggggagggatgtgcctgtgatgtattgagcagagtccactactctctgcagcttccttgtgttcctgtgcattcaaattgctgtaccagactgtgaagcaaccagtcaagatgccttcaacagtacatctgtagaggtttgttagcGTGTTCAGTGACGAgccgaatttccttaaccttatAAGAAAGGAaagtgtgccttccttgtgattgcatctatgtgccagGTCCAAGTGTTCCTCCAACTTACCGGAGGTGGCACGTCAGGTAGTGCTGATGGAATCCGATTAACCCTTTCCGTACACACTGTCTGCAGGGTGAGGCATTTGTCCCAAAGGTGGGTGACATCGTGGCAGCTCCGTTCCAGAGCGATGGCTTTTGGTATCGAGCCCGTGTGCTGGGCTACCTGGAGAATGGGAACGCTGACCTCTATTATGTGGATTATGGAGACAACGGGGAGGCGGCGATTGGGAATATGCAGCTCCTGAGGTCAgttttattctctctcccatcctccctctcCGCTGTGTGTAATCAAGATTGAGCCCCATCCCCACATCCCAACCCTGGCTTATTCTCTCACCGCTACACAGGCTCATCTGTGGATGAACTTGTCCAGTTTCCAGTTAACCCAGGATCATGGAAGCTACTTCACTATTCACCTGAGTTGTTCCAGGTATCGCCAGGTTTAACAGCCAGAATTTACTCTGTGCCAGCTTCAGTGCGGTGTTCCTGTCCTGTAATCATGTTGTATgtttctcccctcacctccagCTCCCCTCAGCTCCAGCctgtgggacagtgtagaggggcCTTGCTCTGCATCTTGCCCACGATAGTGTGCTGTGTGGATCCTGCACTTGAACAAAACCCACTGCCTCATTATAACATCCTGACTGAGCGATAGTGCCCAtgatacaggagactgcagatgctggaatctggagcaacaaacaatctgctggaagagctcagcaggtcaggcagcatctgtgggaggaaaggaattatcctgatgcagggtttcgacccaaaacatcaattcctttctttccacagatgtcgaGCAACCTGCTGAGTTGTTTGTTGTGTCTATAACACAGCCTTGCTGACGTCCTGACTGGGGGAACGGTGCCTGTTTCTTTtcgtttgttttcttttccacccCTTCTTTCTCCAGCTTGTGGGGCAGTGTAGAGGGGGGGGGCTTTACTGTGTCTCACCCCCCAGGGTAGTGCCTTGGTTTGGTTGCAGAGGGATGCTCTTGTTTTCACGACAGGTCAGGTGTCCTCTCcgtgggtgaatgcacactgtagGTGGACAGAACTGAGGGAGGGCTGTACCGTCAAGGAGTACATCTTTTAAATAACGCCACAAGAAGGATGTTTCATTCCCAttctattcctgctcctttttcccTGTCTCGGTGTGTTTGCATCCGTCTGTCTCACTCACGTGCATCCTCTGCCTCCTGATAAATTCAGTGTTCTGCTTGCAGGAGTGACTTCCTGAGTCTGCCATTTCAGGCTGTCGAGTGCAGTCTCGATGGAATCCAGCCAGCTGGTGAGTTACTCATCTAGCCGTCCAATGTACTGGGGAGTGTGGGGCCTGGGGAAATGTGTGACTGGGGGATTGTGGCCCCAGGAATCGTTAGGAGACGGGTTGCTCTACCTCTGGGTATTTGCATCACAGCCCAAGTTACGTCAGAACGTAACAAAGAACGTAAGAGAAAAGGAGACATCTTTTGTGCTTCCACCTATCGCCCACCTGCCTCTGTGTCCCAACTCCACCTGGTTctttctgtccatcatccttcacccctcctcagtccacctatcgcCTTCTGGCccgtctcacctctccctccactTTATACCAGCTatgttccctctccactctcagtcctgatgcaggttcctGACCTgaattgtcgacaattcctcctcctccacagatgctgctcgacccgttgagttcctccagcaggtcgttCAGAGAATAGGAATAAGAGTAGGCCGCTCGGCccatcaaacctgccctgccattcaaaatgatcctggctgatctgctgcAGACCtcgtctcctcttctgtgccagttcctcgtcaccctcaattccttgatctttcgaTTTATCTACTTCCTCGTTAAAGGCCCCTAATGATCCAGACCATGACCTGCAGGGGGagcgaattccagagattctcaaCCCTCTGTGACAAGTTGCTACACTCCTCGGTTTACAGGACCAACTCCTAATCTTGTGACCGTGTCCCCATGTTGAGGATTCATCACAATGGACACCTCTCACCATCTGCCCTGTCCTGGCCTTTCAGGGTCTTGCGCCTTTCAGTACAGTTGtccatcattcttctgaactccgaaGATTAAAGCTCTAACTTTTGGAGCCTGGTCAGCCTGTTTAGTATTCAGTACTCGGGGCTGGCCTTCCCCCTCAACCCTATCCGTCCCACTCCTGACCCTCCCTGTCCATCCTACTTCCAAACCTCACCCCTCAACTCCCTGTCTGCCTTACTCCCAAACCAGGAAGTTCAGTCCGAGTCTGAAGGTTTGATTTCTTTGGAAATGTTTTCAGTACACATCTGAGAGCATTTGCTATTGTGGTGTGCCCGTGAGACAACAGGTGAGGAGGTTGGGGCCCAGGAGGTTTATTTCCCTACTGTGACTGAGCACGAGACACGCTGTGTGTGTTTCAGGGGAGAAGTGGTCAGAGGAGGCGATGAACTGCTTCGACGGTCTCGCCTACTGCGCTGAGTGGAAGGTTCTCCTGGCCCGGATCTGCAGCTACTCACAGAGTGGAGGTGTCACGAGACCGCAGGTGCAGTTGTTTGACCGCACCAGCGACAAGGTAGGAATGGTGGTTGGCCATAGCTGGAACACGCAGCAGAGCTAAAGGTGTGCAAGGTCGCCCTTGGATGATGCAAAgcttggggggagggtggggtaggtACTTAATTGTGTCAACCCTCTATGCAGCAGGGATGATCAGACCCGAATCAATGCAGGAGGAGACATTCACTTTTTCAAGCCTGGTCCCTATAATTTGGTTAATCCCCCTCACCCGGTCTTTCCCCATATGcctcattaattttatttccagcaAGTGTTCCACATCCCAACCTGTAGTTGTGATATAAAAGTTCTCTGCTGATTTAACTCCAATCCACATCCTCTTGATGGCCATTAgctgtggaattttttttctttcttttctctgaaACACTTCACAGTTCCAAGCACTGTAGACCTGCCGTCTCTGTGATGAGGGaaaatgctccagtttccctaAGTAAAGGAATTCCTCATCCTTAGAATATCtctctgtgccctttccaaatCCTTTGCACCCTCCCTgaagtgggtttcccccggatgctctggtttcctcccacatcccaaggtaggttaattggctgctatttgtttcccctagtgtgtgggtgaggggtagaatctggggggagttgacgggaatgcaAGGAGGATGAGGAAAAAAGTCAgtaaatgggaggttgatggtcagtgcagatggtgggccgaatggcctgtttccatgcttgatCTGTTGAAAGACTCTTCCATCTTGTGCCCTCCGGTTTGCGCAGAACCTGAACATTGGGGATGAACTGGTTCGGCTGGGACATGCAGTGCGGTGCCCTCGGAGTGACGGAGCGGAGGTGGGAGATGCACCGGACACGAGGGGGAAGGCTGTGGCAGTATCCCTTCAAACACTGCTGGTAAAGTACACAGACACCCCGGTCCCAGTCAAGGGGCCCTTGGGTGCCCACTGCCAGGATCGCAGGACCCTTGGTATAGGGTGGGCATGGGCTAACTCTCCTCAGTGAGGGCACAGTATCCAGGGAAGGGTGAGTGACAGAGTGGGCAAGGAGTTGTATTACCCTCAGGGCAATCAGCGCGATTGGAGTTGGTTTGAGAGTAAGAGCAAAACATGGATCAGGGAGGGTAGTGCtgacaggtggggggggggggggggggggggggggagccggtGGAGGGTAGTGCTGACGGACGGGGGCTCTCCAGGGAGGGTAATTTTAGTCAGTTGACATTGTGTTGTGAAATTAAAAGCGCAAAATcttgaaagcactcagcaggtcaggcaggatctgtgggaagggaaaaagagttaatatttcaggttaaactCCTGCATTATTTCATTGTCTGTTCATGGTTTAATAAATGGTGCTTTAAGTACATGTTTATCTGCAATGGAACCCTCACTTATTGCTCATCGGTAGAATAATAGCACTGTCACTAAAGCTTTCCCAAGAATATAGCTGAGTTAGATTAGCAAtctcattcctgggaatgaaTCCTGGGTGCTAAGTGAGATACCAGTGCAACTTTTTTCAGGTAGTGATGTGAGAACTGTGCACAGAATGATTTGGGCATGAGTAGTCTGCTACCTACTGACTCTGCTTTGTCTGGTTTAGAATGATGTCACTGGTGGAGCGGACAGAAGCCTGGTTTCTGAAGTGACTGCAGGAAACCTAAAGCTACAACTGCCCATTTCTTGGCAGAGTCACTCGGGTATGCTGTACACTGCCATCGGTCCCTCAGACCCACTCTGCAATTTAATCAGATCTTCTGTGTGACACTGTGAGCTACTCTTTGTGTGTGGAGCACTGTTGTGGTACTTGGAAACATTTAGTTCATGAAAAGATTCTCACTTTGTCACCCCTCTGATTCACTttgtatcttaaaaaaaaattgattaaaccTGATAGAACTGTGTAAAATAAGGAGAGATATAgttagtctttttctcaggctagaaatgtctaaaactagaggacatgcatttgaggtgcaagggggaaagtttaaagatgtgcagggcaagttttttttacatagagagtggtgggttgctgctcggggtagtggtggaagcagatacgacagtggttgtacctgtccaagtgtctttaaatgttgttaatgtacccacctgaACCactttgttccatatacccaccaccctctgaagtagttgcccctcaggtcccttttaaatcttccccctcttgtgttaaacctatgccccctagtttttggttccctttccctctcccagtGCAGGGAGATCAGAGTAACAGAGAGCAATGAGGAAAGTCATGTGCTACCTGTCCATTATAATGAGTGGGTAAGATTGTGCTGGGGAGCAGCTGTAGCTCCTGAGCGATGTTCGCACTGTGATCCTGGAGCTCGGGATTCGAGGGCTCTACATGTCAGTTGGCAACCCTCGAGTGTGGCAGTAGAGTGATGGAGCAACCCAGGGGTCTGGTCTcatgatggggagaggggagttcaAAACTCACCCCTGCAGCTGAAAGGCAGAGTAATGGAGCTGGTGATGGAGGGCAGGAAACTGGTGGACTCGTCTGTTGCTCTTGGCTGGGCAGCCATGTGTGTGATGAGAGGGTTCTgtattcttcattcagagggctccccccccccaccactccccacacACATGCCTTTGCCGCAGCTTCTGGACAGGAAGCCTGCCACAGCTCTTCCTCATGGCCTGTGTCTGTGATCTGTTTCAGAGCCCTCCGTCAGCACCAGCTCAGGAACCATTGAGGATGAGTTTTCCTAGGACTGCAATCCCGTTTGCTCCAAGGTACCTCTCCGACTCGTTTGTGCTCTCAGTGCCTCCATTTTATCTGTTCTCCCTGCACCTTCTCTCACCCATTCCCTCTCGCCCTTTGCTCTGTCTCGCTCCGATTTGTGTGGGTTTAGCATGTCCTGCTGACTTTGTGGGGAATGGTTCAGAGCCCAGGTTCTTGGTGTCTCTCTGCCCTGTCCAGTAGCTCGAATGGTTGAACATGATGGGTTAGCAATCCTGCCGTGGTGGCTGCTGCCCTGTGTGCTCACTCCCTGCTCTGCCGCAAGTGCTCATGTTGATGGCGCGGTCTCCGTAATCGGCACAGTTTGACTCACATACTCTGTCGCTGCTCACAgtgccacagacacacacaggtgcatgtaccggggtggggggggggggaggggagggcagggcagggcagggataGTTAGAGTGATTCAGTGATGAGGAGTGATGTGGAGGTTGTGGGGGATGATGGGGAATGGTGTCaaactgaggggggggggggcatgggggTGTCAGGGCGGGGAGGGACAGGGCTgtcaggggaggggtgaggacagGAGAGGTGTGACACGACGTCACAAACTTTCAGTTGGCCATGTGGCAGGTCCAGGACCGCTGCGGGTCAGTGACCCTGAGGGGTGAATCGGACCGGTCTCTCTCTGGACGTGGGTGGTGTGCTGTCTCTGACTTGTCTGTCCTTGCCCTGCAGGAGTGTTCCAGGGCTGGAGGGACAGACCTCACACCGCCAGGGCAATACTTGAATGTACAGTTCGGCGTGGAATACAGCTGagagtttctttttttaaattgtttggtTAAAAGGCCTTAAACTAACCCAGCCTTTGCAAGGCCAGAGGGACTCAAGGGTGTTCGCCGCAAGGTGGTGCAcccatgggagaggagagaaggggtggGTGTCAGCTGTGTGCACAGCAAAAacgcccccctccccaccaaaccCCCAAAGGTTTGACTCCCATGGATttctttgttgtaaaaatccactgGGAGTGTTTTGCATTCACAGCGTTTACAAAGCTGCATCACTTTCAGAAATCAAACCCTCTGCCAGGTTTGTCTTGGGGTTCAGTGCTTTACCACCACCCATACCTCTGCACCCCAGAACCCTGCAGCCTTGATGTTTGCCTGttatcagggagggagggagggcaggcAGGGAGATTAAAGTCACCCCTCCCCTctactgatcccatctgccctccccatctcccttatttggttccatgctacaccttcctttcctatcagattccactatctgcagccctttgttgcctccacctattacctcccagcctctgtcactatctccacccttcccttccctcctccatctgcctatcacccctcctcacctggatccacctatcacctacctgctcttgcccctccccttctccttgcctctatgctggccatctccctgctatctttcagtccagagggtctcaacccaaaacgtcgactgtccatttccctccacagatgctgcctgacctactcagttcctccagcaaaattgtttgttgctccagatttccagcacctgcagtgacTCTGTCTCTGACTCTGTCGTCCACAGTCTCCCTTATCTCCATCTCTTGCAACTCTCTCTATTTTCTGTTACTCCTACTTTCACCTCTTGCTCTTGCTCTCCCCTTGTTGCACTTTAACTCCCACTGGGGTGTGCGCCAGGTCAGTAACTGCTCTGGAAAGAGTTGGCTTCTTCATGGTCTGTTTACTAAGATGGCTGTCAGGGGAGATACCAGGGAGGGCGTCGGTGCCTCTGGAAGACCCAGTGACTGTTGAGGAAAAAAATTCAGTTGTAAACTCTCTCCTTCATAGTGGCTGCAGGCTGGAATTCCCAAGGCGAATCACTGGTGGATTAGAAGCAGCTTTTTTCctgtgttttgttttttgttcacaGTTCAGTTTTCTGAAATTACTGACCATGCAATAGAATGACATATGGCAATAAAAGTTTGTTGGAATTTCCAAACCCCTCTCCTGTGAGTCACCATCGTCATTCATTTATACATGAGCTCTGTCACTTGCATTCAGGAGCAAGAACACTGTACTTCTGAGTGGGATTCAGTTCTGCTGGTGTGGTTGCTGTTTCGTGCAGGAGGGCAAGATTTCTGCACAGTGCCCCTCCCCACTGACAGCAGTGTTTGACaaatagagatgtacagcacgaaacaagcccttcagcccaacttgtccatgctgaccaatatgtctacctgagctagtccttcgtttggcccatatccctctaaagcctttcccatccatgtacctgtccaaatgttttttaaatggtgtaattTGTACCCACCTTAGACCTGAGCACCTCCCTTTGCTATGTTCATGGAATTGTACATGGCAGGTTATTTGCCCCATCGCATTGGTGCTGGTCAAAGAAGCTACCCACCCTACAGCAGGGCAGGTCATGGCTTGTCTCCATACTGTGGGGAGGGTTTCTGCTGTACCAACCTTTCAGGCAGGGAGTTGTAGGGCTATCTGTGAACTCTAATGCTTCAGTGATTTCTTTTTTTactcctctgctaagggaaaacaGACCATTCCTATTCATCAAGATGTCTGGATATTTTGCACCCTTTCAATAAAATCTCTGTCAGCCTCTGTTTGATATAAACCTACCAGGTCCAGTTCTCAGTTAAATGTTCCAGTCCTGGCAGAGTTTGTaaatctctgcaacctctccagcgcaatcacatcgtGTGTTGTGGTTTAACAAACCAGATTGTTGCATAGAAGCTTAATCCCCCTGGTTACAAGAGAACAGAGGGGCATTTTGTGCCATCTCCCTCTGTCAGTGCATGGCCATAGCCTTCCCCCAACAGTACAGGGCTCCTTCGGTACAGCTCCACTCAGGAGGCAGCGCTCCCTTGTTGCAGAGACGCGCAAGGAAGGAACAGGCTCTCAGTGGGGCCCCCTTGCTTTTCAGTTGTAGTTGGGACTTTCAACCTTCAAAGTGAAATTAATGATGCACAGCCACTCCCCATCTAACATGGACTGTtgtctcgcccctccctctccagcaaGGGGAGCCGTCGCACCTCTACATTCACCCACCCCTGCGGTACACCATTATCCAGTAACAAACCAAATGTAACCCCCAACCATCTCTCTCTGCCACCTGCTGCCAAGCCAATCTCGGATCCAGTTGGCCAGATTGCCCTGGAATCCTTGCCTTGGCCAGTGGCTCCTGGTCCAGACCTGTCAGCTAGGGAAACATTAAACTCCATACCTACACCGTCAAGTTCCTTAACCTTGCGTTAACGAGGATACAGTGACACTAGAGACAGCGCAAAGGAGCTTCACTGGGATGAGGTTGTCCTAGCGAGAGAGGCCAAACATGtcgtgcaacaaacaatctgctggaataactcagcaggtcgagcagcatctgaggggggggggggggggggaagcttcaGGTGAAAATGGCAACAATTCCTCcacaccaccctcccacccccacagacgtgctccacccactgagttcttccagcagatgtttgttgctccagattccggcatcttcaGTCTCTGGTCTCCTAAATGTgattgtattctttggagtttagaaggacgaggGTTGAGTTGTATTGAAGCTGAGGGGGCGTTAAAGGGGAGGTGTGGAAATGTTTTC
The sequence above is drawn from the Pristis pectinata isolate sPriPec2 chromosome 40, sPriPec2.1.pri, whole genome shotgun sequence genome and encodes:
- the tdrkh gene encoding tudor and KH domain-containing protein isoform X1; translated protein: MSVNSAWTRLTTAEKVMLAIGLPAGAVALYILYRRYRESQDEHFVLVGDNQIAVDMKVPRDTVKVIIGRQGSTIKRLRKETGARIEIEDSEETNGEEGVAERLLTIVGSPVQVCKAKVAIHQLLAENVKITEELRVPQRVVGRIIGRGGECIRAICRTTGAKVECEKESIGHVLDVGRLVRITGTKQEVAAAKALVVAKMEEEAAFRQKLACSAASRRHRKHPAGARLEEVSPPSPRAWTPASPEGEVWALGASEEGEEEYRINPSVSVEHQEGEEPLEEGQRGGNSSQVSKFEIPSPDFSFLADEHLEVYVSASENPSHFWIQILGSRCLQLDNLTYEMSRYYGSSIGTGEAFVPKVGDIVAAPFQSDGFWYRARVLGYLENGNADLYYVDYGDNGEAAIGNMQLLRSDFLSLPFQAVECSLDGIQPAGEKWSEEAMNCFDGLAYCAEWKVLLARICSYSQSGGVTRPQVQLFDRTSDKNLNIGDELVRLGHAVRCPRSDGAEVGDAPDTRGKAVAVSLQTLLNDVTGGADRSLVSEVTAGNLKLQLPISWQSHSEPSVSTSSGTIEDEFS
- the tdrkh gene encoding tudor and KH domain-containing protein isoform X2, producing MSVNSAWTRLTTAEKVMLAIGLPAGAVALYILYRRYRESQDEHFVLVGDNQIAVDMKVPRDTVKVIIGRQGSTIKRLRKETGARIEIEDSEETNGEEGVAERLLTIVGSPVQVCKAKVAIHQLLAENVKITEELRVPQRVVGRIIGRGGECIRAICRTTGAKVECEKESIGHVLDVGRLVRITGTKQEVAAAKALVVAKMEEEAAFRQKLACSAASRRHRKHPAGARLEEVSPPSPRAWTPASPEGEVWALGASEEGEEEYRINPSVSVEHQEGEEPLEEGQRGGNSSQVSKFENEHLEVYVSASENPSHFWIQILGSRCLQLDNLTYEMSRYYGSSIGTGEAFVPKVGDIVAAPFQSDGFWYRARVLGYLENGNADLYYVDYGDNGEAAIGNMQLLRSDFLSLPFQAVECSLDGIQPAGEKWSEEAMNCFDGLAYCAEWKVLLARICSYSQSGGVTRPQVQLFDRTSDKNLNIGDELVRLGHAVRCPRSDGAEVGDAPDTRGKAVAVSLQTLLNDVTGGADRSLVSEVTAGNLKLQLPISWQSHSEPSVSTSSGTIEDEFS